The genomic segment ATACTCGAAATAAAtgaatagattataaaatatgagaaacaataatggaaaaatattagaaacatGCTTATGAAATCACAAATTACATCAATAATGGTGATTTAGAAATGTGTTAAAAAAGTacgtaattttattagatttttactACTAAgccatttgattttaaatgtacataataataataatatgtaggttaggtatatattatattatttcgacgTACTTTTTGCTTTGATTTCAATCCAATTTATGTCATGttcatttgtaattattattattattgaatataataaatatattaaattacataactgGTACCAAAACCATtggttttgttaaaaaatgagGTTTTCATGTGAGTTGAACTGagttctattaaaattaaatattattttctacatttagttgcaagattaaaaatgtaattagattTTATCTTCTTTCTTATGCTGTCAttcacgatgtagagaagatatctatatatctatatattatcttGTCTACATCGTGGCTGTcatataattaagtttttttatttttatcaaagtaAAGTTACAGAAAACATGCCatcttaagtataatatttttaaaaattataaaaacgtcacgtattgtaatgatttttaattaaataaactgtatttttttaacaaacagcacagtataataatataatatatatatatatatatatattctatagctATGGCTAATAACCATTAGCACAAAACTGCTGCAGTTATCAGTCAATTAccttttatttacttaaaaacaccaaaaattcaaaataactttcctataatacacattttgaagtaataactattattacctaatgaATGTTTGTTCAACTGTttgggaaaatataattttttttgtaggtatttggtcataataataataagcaaataTAGGCATGTGGCTGTAATAATAAGTGTATGTACTATTTAGGCACAgttcaatatttacaataagtacCGTAAAATAAGTTGACTAAAGACAGATTGATTCTTTCCctctattttatttcttatatcagatcaaatatttacaaatgctTCAGTCCACgacttattattttcatcatattttcaACTACTTAACGCACTTTAGTGTGAAATTAGTATTGTTTTGCATACCATCTTGTAATGTCAAAGTAATTTAGGAAACTCGGGTATAGGTAGCCAACCTATCAAggagtacctatactttatttGCAGATACAGAATACTTGATGTGATAATTATGTATGAAGTAGGTAAgtatttatgtgtattaaatTACTGAAGTCTGAACATCGGGCCAAATGTGAGGGGGAAGTTTTAAATACTCAGAAtgcatttatcaatttattccTACTTACTCTTTAAATTTGCATATCaatagacaatatttttaactttgtaccataaactaaatttatagttaccagatataaaaatctaaaaatagtacatttcaattttaaattctttttcataaaaaaaaatgtcatttatattatttataaatgtatgatgtaAAACTGTAGTAGTAGAtcattcatattttttcgaaaaacatTATGCGTTATTAGTGTACAGtgtacttataggtacctaccgtacTAATATGCATAAATTCAttagataaaactataaaatataaacgaataattcaatcatgaaaaataatataagcctttgagattttcaataaataaagtataattatttaatttagtttaatttaatttaaattaacactaTTAAGGAGATATCGACAAAAGAAAAAGTACGCGTGGTCACCATAAGTCTATATCTAACCAAAATAATGACAGATAAGTCCTTAGTACTAAATAAAACCAATCACCACTCTCCAGAACTTCACAACAGAGTAAATTTTAGacattattatatcgatattaGGTATCTGCCTATAGCGTCTCAGtttataactacctactatgtattatttaacattggCATGCTATTTAgtcggtacataatatatattatgtatatgtaaatgaataattaaatgtaaatattatatacaccatgcgttaaaaacaaaaatataaacttagtCACATATTAGTAATTATGGTTGGCTGGAGTAGAACGACTCTTACGCTATACACCTatgtaaaaacaacataataatataataactaaatagtatttgacaaaattggaatacaaatatttagagCATAAATATCACATTCGTATACTACAAGATGTCCAGCtgcatcaaatatataaaatgttgtactacattatacataatatagttaattattcatatattatacatggtcTACGATGTAAAAAAAGGGTGTAGTGAAATAGGGGTAGACACAAAAGATGCACCTAGAACTtacaagtataaattaaatacctgaaGTTCATCTTGGCTAAATCATATCAATAGGCAAAGTATTGAAGTACCtactaaaactaaattattacacttttttaaattcattaataagCTAGAAATAACTTTTGTCTTCCTTGCTATGATgcaatttaacatttaacagaGAACTCTGCTGGTGTGTCCAGATTTTCTGGGACAAATGGACAGGATTAACAAATATTGATGGCACTATGATCCTagataacatttaaattcagaaattataaatttatataagccaatttttttttaaaactatttgctTAGTCTTAAACtagtttaatgaaaaaataacaaataattgacTTTCTTTACATTCATTATCTACTTAATAAACTCccaaatcaaaagttgatataatttatatgaatcaATTTACACAAtatcgaataaataaatttattttatttataatttttaatttattgctataatatttcaaagataaTCTTTAGAAAACTGAGCATTATGGATTGGCATTAtaagtcaataattatatattataacatcttaacatattaatataaaaacctcAGTGAAATTATGCACACatagtaataaaatagtattttaaaaattttaagcctttcattaattttaatattacaacttaAGGCCCGGTaccaatgtaattttgtacacaCAATTACACTCTACAAGAATAATGATCCTGctttgtagaatcaaccaaatttgataatttttttaactaatagagTAATATTTTACAGGCCTCATCAAACTccgtttttcaaaatttcaatctcaatctttataatatgtctcaacaataacacaattttaagtgtttttttaacaaattatattataccattataaaaaataaaataaaaaatcgaagtTTGATGGAAGGACCTATAGGAAGTCTTCTTCATTCAGATAAAATAATCGTTATCAAAATCCAACAATTCTATAAGGCCCGAGTATTGTTGTcgtgaagtaatttttttaaatataatacaccctattaATCCctcccccctaaataggtatcgggcaGTAGATTAGtcaaatagtattataactaaggtgacaacaaaaatataaaatttaatttttaaattttatataattgctgaaaatttgaaaaaatggcaATGGGCCCCTTAACATATTAGTACTATGTATGTTGTGGTAAATGCCAATCCTCTCACTACAGCATAGATattttaccaataaattattacagacaTTTAAGTTTAACAGTTACatgaattattttgtgttaaatataaatgaaaataattatatttacatgtttgtatatttttaaagttttttttcgaataaacaagtactattgaaacaaatttcattttgaaaacaacaaatttaatcGACTTTTGattggtttaattttaaataattgcatatctcatattaactatatagttgatatcaagttttattaaattagtagtagtgtataaaaatattcataattgttTCTAACTAACACAAGTGTAtctaattattaagttataatgctcttttgtatatttaacttaatatcattaaatatataatattattttgtagttacactaatagatatatatttatggtgTTAATGTATAAaggtattttagtataaaaatatttatacatttgtataatctATAGGTCAtactagttaataatatttctaaataaatatagctattataatacctctgaatttcaatttcaacataatgTGTCAATATatgataggaaaaaaaaaatatatatggtgTTTAGTTTACATTCACAATTCAATGAGTTACTTAAATTTacgtcatattaaaaattaaaatcatctgCTAATGAATTGGACTATTATTGATGATACTAGTATCACACAAATACGAATCtcctaaaaatagtataatttaaaaggaGATTATACCCAAATGTATTGTGTTCGTTTATCAAACTGgcaatataacaaataatactcAAATTAAcccgtaatttaaattttaatagaaccCATAATTTCGATTTTGTTACATTGCTCATTAGATGAACCTGACAACACATCCAAGTATAACATCCTATTGATACACTATTTACAATAGTcaatgtgaataaaaaaaaaatatatcaatcttCAAATACatccaaataatataaactctATTTTGAAGTATAAATAGACTTGAATcaggaatataaaaattaaaattaaaagtaaaaggaTAGAAAACCACaatgtctaaaataatattttatcacaaccAATATTAGACAttctatacatacattttttttaaaatttagttttgctaaaatgtctattatttaattataataaagcaTCACAAGTTTTATGTgtcataataattgaatataggtatacttatttttaatttgttcaggtagattataatatagttatacagtttacatttaataatacttgtacattaattactttaatattttttacataataaaaataatatcttggcTCAACTttgcaaatatatattaaattccaaaaaatttaaaataaaacatactaaaAGATGTGGAAAACAATTGCAATAATGTTCACACTAAATATACAGTCTTGATTCACTAGggtaattataacaaaataaataatttggtttttaatcaacaatcatattatgttaggcaatttccaaaaaataaaagatacatCCATTATctagttgtttttttaaatatatatatagaaagagagtaatatttctgttttaattttatgaattaaaaatattgcttaaaatatgaactattataactaatcaagttatttatttttaaatctggtTAAATTGTTTTACTCTTGTCTTTTAAATTGTCTTATCTCATATAAAATGTTGCaagctatattattttcaagtaattttatcttttaaaattatttccttTTATCCTTGAAGtcagattaatttataatttaatatttcaataaatttttatgtaatgGCACTATTTtcctgtaattttaataattctatcaAGATTCATTTaagaaaaagatatttttattatttttgttatttttttgagtgctattacatgtataataattaactaaattaaataaatagtgatacaaaaattaactttgGAAAAAGTACACAAagtaaaaactaacaaaaattaaagacaTGGGTATTAAGGAAGAGGTCAGCAGTTTATAGTGAATAATCtgggaaataaatatattattaaaagtctAAGTACTGTTTGAAGCTTTTTTCCGTCGTTTGTTTAATAATGGATTGTTAGaagtatttaatgattttatattgacTTGATCGTAATCCACACGCATTGTAGCTAGAGACCGGGTCATTTCTTCTTGTACTTCGGGCCACACATCTTCGGACTCTTTCAACATTTTCCCAGTATATAACGGTGTTTGTGGTACTTCGGTATAGCtctaaattatcaaaacaaatcaaatgttTGGAATATtatcttgataatattatattaatattaacatttaatactcACTGCAATCCAATTATGTTTTACAACTTCATTGATGGTAAGACGAACTGAAGGATCAACAGATAACATACTTGAAATTAAAGTTTTAGCATCACTAGATACATTATTCCATTCAGGACTAGGAAAGTCAAACTGTCCAGTTTTAATTCGATTTTTCATGCCAGGTGAAATAGCTTGCCCGTGATTACTAAAAAAAGGTGGAAATCCACATAAtctagaacaaaaaaaaatattttaaaattggaaacagTTTACAGACAGTATTGTATAACTGATACCTATAGTGGTCCAGGAATTTATCAAAGGGGGGGGTCTATGAATAATATCAACCggtaaatatagaaaaatcaaattaatataaaatacatattaaaattgtaacttAAATGATACCTAGTCACTTTCCAAAAGCCATCCCAGTGTACGCCCCAGCATACATACTTTGAAATGCACAGATCATTGTTAAATGGTTccaatttaagtataaaaacgtattacgaaaaatattaagaacataatattttgtactttgaatATGTGTAAAAACTTCTTACAagacacgtaataatatattattctaaaattttttttataatatttggcacCTAACTACCTTAATTTTAACCAAGTAGTCACTAATATCAATgagtgatatttttatatactttaagtATACTAGTATGATACTAATAGAACAATATAAATTCTACTGTGGCGCCTTTTTAATTAAGCTAAATTGCACTAATACCCAAATTTATActcttatttcttatttttattgataaatcatattatttgttgaatattaaattaatttatgtatacttacaatatatacatgataacacCTAATGACCatatatcacaacttttatcATACTTTTCTGGACCTAGAACTTCCGGTGctgtaacaaattaatattaacatattaacatagataattatttttactttaacaaCTATTGCTATTAACTAACCAACATAATATGGTGTATAGCATGGAGTTTTTAATGGAGCTTTTTGTGAAACTTCCTTGGCAAATCCAAaatcagttaattttaaaataccattagcacctattcagaaaataaaatcaatgataatttaaattaaaacattaaaataagtagTTTGTTGTTTGTGgaacaacaaaattataaagaaaaacaattatttatgtagtTTTAACAACTAATATGCTAATATATCTTTAAGATATTAATTCTTAAGTTAAAGTTTATTACCAAGCTTAGAATACAAAAGATTTTCAGGCTTTAAGTCACGGTGAGCAATATTAAGGTCATGAAGATACTTGACTGCTGAACAAATAGCCGTCATAATATGTGCAGCttctacaaataacataattaattcattacattttacatgtaCAACGTTTATCTttctgaattaaattattaattaaatattataaatgtatcaaaCTTGCCTCTTTCGGTAAAGGCCCCATCATTGTGCTCTTGTATACGTTGAAATAATTCACCACCTTCCAtgctaaaaatacattattaaacatttaattttctatttattactCAAAACCAAATAATGTTTTCCAGCAGaaataatggtaaaaataaataacttaataatataaataatagttatatactaatattataactaatatttacagtagaaattGTGTATAATGACGTTCAAGAGACCAGGAAAAATAGGTTATCTTAATCCATTGATAATATGACTTGTATTTTGTAAGGTTATTaaggataaaatatttacgcaCTACTTGAAAACAAGTTTGGTAGATCGCGTACGACATCACTACCAAAAtgagtgtcgctctgctgtatagtaggtttcaagtgggtcacataatggatggtattaaatttgaattcaatgatataataccattgtataagaaaaacgattctgagcgaaaacgatcAGTCggtctatgatattactaagtatattagatgatattattgtgaataaagtaatttatatataacctaagaatctatttatgtggaaccttattttaaattttcaatccttagctataaaagttgaacatttaatacatttataactacaaaataattattaaattataaattggataaaatttgtcaaattcaaacttaaatgcttataaaaaatattgtgcctatgtatttttaatatttttcaacttatgctataacaatatatcagaaaccAGGCAATAatttttcatgcttttttacccaacaaataatattttattgatatttgtagaaaaaaaaaatggaaaaaaattgaaaactgacaatgttcgtaaacagcccaaaaagaatcaaaatattatacaattttatggaatatagaaaatgaaaatataaatatttagtgaaattttcatgtatctagtgttatttgtttttgaattacaacaaaataacaaaatcgcttcATGACAAATCaaatgaatattcaatattgtaaaaatatgaaattcaatcgctcaaaaaaatttaatttgatttgcttgtggacatttttttatttgataaaggtagacaaacttatgaataatcttgtattacattttcaaatcttagatttaaaaagaaaaattttatgaattcttatctcaaaataatttgttaattttcatgatttttccgtattttttcaagatttgaactttaaatgcttataaaaaaaacgtgactagggatttataatattttttaaattcttgtaaCTTTAAGGAGCTTTGTATACAATTTGCAAGcttttaacaaataaagttttattaacattcatagaaaaaaaagactaataaaattgaaaacagaaaatgttcctaaacagttaaaaacaaatcaaaatattttgaaaattttatcgtgtatagaaaatgcaaatataagtataagttaaaatttcatgtatttatgatcatttgttttagagtaacaccaaaagccaaaatcgattttgtgtaaaaattcccttttttccttaatctttattttgtttttccaggCGCTTtggaaaactattgggaattttgtATGTTGACCTacaaaaagtaccaactagattcactttcctgctgaacaagatactgaagttgaaaatcgaagcattattttgactacttatcatgtacacagacacaaaaataaaaaaacacatcattgtaaaaccaatacattcattgttccgctcagaatctaaaaaacttcATCAtggctaataaataatagtaaaatattattaaacctgGTATGTCACTAAAACTGGTGTCATCAAAAGTtgctactatatattatatcacatattatagtgttacaTATTGATCAACCTCAgctttttaaatgaaaataatttagctttaaaataattttgaaaatctgtataaattatagtgGTTGTTGGTAGGACAGAGTATTTCCTTTCTTATTCACTTGCTAGAAAAAAgtggtgtattattatataaaattagaaagcaatgatataaacattttaaaaacaattctaaTCTCAGTTAATAcagaatgatattttaaattacatatcaaGGTATTAACAGATCTCTGTAATTTTTCCTtacaaatagaaaaatagaataaaaatatatataaatattgaatatgtaaGAAAGTTGTAAACCATTAGGTAATCGACTATTAGAAGACTATAAAGTAGGTAAGTTATTGGTAATAaatcacataattttaataagttaaacataatctaaataacaaaatctgtatattgatttttaaaacaaagtataatataaaaattttgatacaatattttaaaatttttatatgatttttgtgataatttattattgttacgacTCATTCTATTACCTATTTCATAGGCATTATGTAATTGTcgaataattttagataatagCTTTTGCATTTTCTCACTTGGAGATGtccaatattatgtttgaaatcaATATATCGACTTGTTTTTTGTAAACTATTATTAGTGATTATATGATTATGtagataaacatatttttaaacttatagaCTTAAAGTAGAATTAATAACATCtctgtaagtaaaatatatttcaaatttttataaataccagTACCACTATGGagtaactttattaatattaagaaagatgtttaattgtatattaattataatataatttgagtagtaatattcttaatataaatGAAGTAATTATTCACAGCAATAATAGTGTTGAACTATGTAACGAAAAAGGTAATCTCAAAAGAATTagacaaacaaataattattattttcattaaaaacacataatttaaatttcaggtAAAGCAAAGAATCTAAAGTTTTTTGTTTAACGCTTAATGGTAGaaggaatattttatacaattaaattttagtacctatgtatcaaacttctttagatttttttcaattttaattccaATGCTGTTTCCTAGGTCCGTGGTCAAAGAAATCTTtagtaattattagtttatatattgtaaattatttataattgtgatatcactaatttaacatattatattggaatattttttcttttagtgtcttaaaacaatatttagtactaaattattataacttaaaagtaatattaacacACTCAACACCACCTGTGATTTCAGAAACGACGGaaataacaaaaactaaaaccattctaaactttaaatttagaGTTCATTATCAATGGCCAATCTAAGTTTcagagtttataaaaaaaaaatctgatttaattataccttatataAACGTATACGTTTTTGACGCGTTAACTCGTCACCTGCCTATTGGAATAAGCTTTGTTGACGCTTATACGCGTCAGCGGCGTTGAAAgtgttaaacttaaaaataataataaatcaacttattatattatatacatttactttaattattattgaaatagtaTTCTCAACTCtcaatagatttattttatagtggGATAGTGGATTTAATAGTGCgatattagtaataactaatattgtaaataaataataagtgttctgtataggtatgattaaaaatatgtctGCATTTGCTTTAACCTTATCATCAAAAAATACTGTGATAGctgatacattaattttattataactattctaatattttaaatattttattgaataatttgaagaacaaataaataatagtttgagTTCTAAACCATAATTTCATACATTAGTTGAATCAAATGTTTCATAGCATAcacatacaacatattatatttattttaagttgaaaatgaaggaaaaattaatataaatatgtaaaaaaaaactgttaaatgTACTGATAGTGATCTATCT from the Acyrthosiphon pisum isolate AL4f chromosome X, pea_aphid_22Mar2018_4r6ur, whole genome shotgun sequence genome contains:
- the LOC100166092 gene encoding MAP kinase-activated protein kinase 2, whose translation is MLNSTVMEGNDFYFLNNKTKTTPVEKDYRISNNVLGLGINGKVVQCFSVKTGEKFALKVLVDCQKARREIDLHWRASGCINIVNIIDVYENQYMDKKCLLVIMECMEGGELFQRIQEHNDGAFTEREAAHIMTAICSAVKYLHDLNIAHRDLKPENLLYSKLGANGILKLTDFGFAKEVSQKAPLKTPCYTPYYVAPEVLGPEKYDKSCDIWSLGVIMYILLCGFPPFFSNHGQAISPGMKNRIKTGQFDFPSPEWNNVSSDAKTLISSMLSVDPSVRLTINEVVKHNWIASYTEVPQTPLYTGKMLKESEDVWPEVQEEMTRSLATMRVDYDQVNIKSLNTSNNPLLNKRRKKASNST